The nucleotide sequence gcccaagaaataaaaatctttaaaaataaataaataaactatataggggcacctgggtggctcagtgggttaaagcctctgctttcggctcgggtcatgatcccagcaccctgggatcgagccccgcgtcgggctctctgctccgtggagagcttgcttcctcctctctctctgcctgcctctctgctagttgtgatttctctctgttgaataaataaaatataaaaaaattttaaaaataaataaataaataaactatatagTTTTTTCAAAGTGTATAGATAGaaaatgcaaaaaggaaaatgcagaagaaataactgtggaaactacaaaaacaattttaaaataagtatattagggcgcctgggtggctcagtgggttgagccgctgccttcggctcaggtcatgatctcggggtcctgggatcgagtcctgcgtcgggctctctgatcagcggggagcctgcttccctctctctgtctctgcctgcctctctgtctattgtgacctctctctgtcaaataaataaataaaatctaaaaaaataaaataaaataaaataaaataagtatattaaGCATAACTATAtgttaacaaatttaaaaacataatggaGTGGTCCTAGAAAAACATAAAGTGCCAAAATTGGCACACAAAGAACGAGATCTTAAATAAaccaagaaataataaaacaactgaaaatggTAGTCAAAGACCTCCTACCATTCCCCCCAAATGCCCAGATGGTTTTATAGGTGGGATGAACacattttcaagaaatatttccagatataataaaaaccaaaaacttttctttttttaaagattttatttatttgacagacagagatcacaagcaggtagagaggcaggcagagagggggggggagcaggcaggtgcccccaaaaactTTTCTATACTAGTAACAGAGTCTTGATTTTTATCAACAAGATTTAAGAAAGACCTCCAGTTAAAGATGATGGGTCAAACACATACATTTGTATatgggggaagaaaacaaacaaacaaaagctaatgTAATCTTGattccaaaataagaaaatacgAAAAATGAAATCACAAGCTCCTTTCACTTATGAATGTTATTGTATagatcctaaataaaatattagctaacTATGCTAATTATGAAGGGGTAAGTTTTACTGCAATTACAAGTAACTCTAAAACTTAAATGGCTTCATACAATAAGATTGTTTCCAATCATCATCTATTTCAGGTCAGCTGGAGGCTCTGCTCTGTGTCATCCTTACTTGACCTCAAATTGATGGAACAGTGCCCACTGCTTGTCACTGtttcagaaggaaagagagaatgtgttGGAACTcacttgctctttttttaaaaaattttattacctatttacttatttgagagagagtaaaagtaggggaagagagaaggacaaatagactctgtgctcagcatggagcctgataatGGAGCTCtatcccactaccctgagatcatgacctgagccaaaatcgagtcagatgtttaaccaactaaggcacccaggtgccctaaaactCATACTTGTTCTAAAAGCTTTCACCTAGAACCAACACATATcacttttctcccttttctttttttcccccagtaagCTCTATACCCCacgtgggcttgaactcatgaccctgagatcaagagttgcatgctccacctaCTGAGCCAAACAAGCACCCCACTTTTGCCTCCTTTTCAATGGCTAGAACAAGTCATGTTATTGTCTCTGGAATACTAAAGTTTCAATGCAAAAAGAGAAACCCTGGATCTTCACAAATAGGGTATCAACTCATTTTTGCTCTGACATAATCAAGTGGCTCTTGACCTCATGATCATAGCTCAGAGTGTTGTTTGCATTCTTGTCAACACAAACTATTCAACTGTAAAGTCAGTTAAAAAGGGATAtccctggagtgcctgggtggctcagtcggttaaatcctctgccttcagctcaggttgggatcccagggtcctgggattgagccctgcatcaggctctctgctcagcagggagcctgcttcccttcctctctctctgcctgcctctctgcctacctgtgatctctgtcaaataaataaataaaatcttaaaaaaaaaaaggggggggacatccctgaggcacctgggtggcacagccagTTAAGAGACTCGCTCTTGGTTTCCAcccaggtagtgatctcagggtcattagttcgagccctacactgggctccatgctgaacatggataTCTGCCTggactctctccttctccctctgcagttccccccaccccccaccatgctcgctatctctccaataaatatatacattttcctaaaattaaaGAAGCAGTCTTCATTCTCCACTCCATTGAAAGAAAACAACCCTCTGATTTGGGTAATCCtggatgcagaaaaatgaaatgtaatgcaatttaaaggtaattaaaaatggattaattaTCCTGTGGAAAATATGTTGttcatatattaataaatatatgaatatttatatgaatatatggaTAAATATATGAATTCATATTCATGTatgaataaattcattttcatatatgaataaatatatgaatacgaataataaatatatgaataaatacgCTAGCTCAGGCTTGTTTGCCATTTTGTATAAAACAACCTATTAAAACCTTGACaggctaggggcgcctgtgtggctcagtgggttaaatcctctgccttcggctcaggtcatgatctcagggtcctgggatccagccccacatcgggatctctgctcagcagttagcctgcttcctcctctctctatctgcctgcctctctgcctacttgtgatctctgtaaataaattaataaaatcttttaaaaaaataaaaaataaataaaaccttgagaGGCCAAAGGCCcaagttagaaaaataaatcaaacattTATATCTGGATAAGCATATTTCTAATTTGATGAATATATAGGTGTCAAAGTCAAAGTGTGGATAATCCACTGAAAGGAATATAAAGAGGAAaatcaggggcacttgggtggctcagtcagttaagcatctgtgcatctgccttcagctcaggtcatgatcccagggtcctagaatgaagctctgcattgggctccctgctcagtgggagtctgcttctccctctgcctccccaccaccacttgtggtctctttctaataaataaataaaatcttttttaaaaatagagaggaaAATCAACAAACTTGTCATGAACATTCTAGAATTTAACATCTCAACCAATAAAgagattttcagtgttttaatgctttggaaaatatCAGGGCTCCTTCATGGATATTTTCCTAAACAAATActgtgacctctttttttttttttttaaggttttatttatttatttgacagagatcacaagtaggcagagaggcaggcagagagagggagaagcaggatccctgctgagcagagtccaatgcagggcttgatcccagcaccctgggatcatgacctgagccaaaggcagaggttttaacccactgagccacccaggtacccctctgaGACCTATTTCAAATACATGTCATCAGTCCcttttttaagtattcttttttttttttaagattttatttatttatttgacagagagagagagatcacaagtaggcagagaggaaggcagagagggaagcaggctccctgctgagcagagagcccgatgtggggcttgatcccaggaccctgggatcatgacctgagctgaaggcagaggctttaacccactgagccacccaggcgcccctcaagtattctttttttaagtttgccaACCTTTGACTACAGGGTCACATTCCTTCTCCTACACAATGCCacgaagtctttttttttttcctgaatgtaaGACAAACCCTCCTCTCTTGCAGACACAAGGCAGTCTGTGAGAGGTCTTagattttatttgcatataaaaaATTTTGATATAAGAAAccagaatgtggaaaaaaaacaaaacaaaacaaaaaaaaagaaaccagaatgtGGTAGTGCTAGCCATTGACCAGcaagcattcttttcttttagaatGTCGTCTTAAAAAGGTaagtctcattttaaaattctgcatcTGTGGCCATTTAtccaaaacaaaaatcatatgaAGAATCCTTTTTGCAAAAATACTTGAGGAATTCAGATTTCCGAAGAGCCTTCCTTAATACTTTGATATTCCAAACATCCTCTTGAAGTCTagtatctttatcttttttttggtTAACTAtcagatctcatttttttaaaattaacatatattattagccccaggggtacaggtctgtgaatcaccaggtttacacacttcacagcacccaccatagcacataccctcctcaatgtccataacccgaccaccctctccctacccctccttccccccaccccacaaccctgtttgttttctgagattgagtctcttacggtttgtctccctcctgatcccatcttgtttcatttattcttttcctacccgccaacccccccacattgcatctccacttcgtCATATCAGGGAGCAGATCTCATTTTTCAATGGCTTTTGTTATGTTGTATGAAGTTCCCCAACATCCCCTACAAGACTTGCAACTTCACTTTGCCATGGATGTGTGCTGTGTTATCCAGTGATTAGACAAAGATGTCAACAGAGCAGTGCTAAAGTTAAGCCCGGTGAAATGTGAATCAGGAAGAATTTTTAAGCAGTTTATtagtgaataattttttatacCTTCTGCTTCTTGATATGGGCTGAATCGTGTCCTCTCCAAATTTATATACttaagtcctaactcccagtaccttagaatgtggctaTTTGGAGACCGATACTGTAAACTGGTGCTGGAGAATGTGAAAGAGATGTGACTGCAATCTCGAAAAGTGGCAAGGGCAAAAATTCCAAGCTGGTCAGCAAGGACTGCTACATCATGGGGACTTGGCCATCATGGTCCTATGGAACCTGCTCACCACCAGCAAATAAGTAGGGGCCTCTTCTCCCAACAGAATTCCCTCCCTCATCCTCTAAAGACCCAGCCTTTATAATGGGAATAATAAAGTTTTTTCtagtagccaaaaaaaaaaaaaaaaaagagatttggaCATACATAGAGAATATAAAGGCACAGAAGATAGCCACCTATAAGCCAAGGAAAAAGGCCTGGAACAAATCCGTCCCTCATGACCTTCAGAAGGAAGCAATCCTGCTGataccttgaccttggacttgtAGCTTCCGTAAGTGTGAGAAACAAGTTTTAGAGTCACCCATTCTGTGGTACTGTTACAGTGGGCCTAGCAAAGTAATACGTATTTAAACTACCTCATAACTGTAGAAACTTAGATCAAGTATGTGAAGAAACTATGGAATTGTATAGCACGCCACAAGGTCAAGAAAGATGTCAAAGACAAAGTGACAGCTAAACCCATCATTTAAGTAACTGGCGTTAACCACACAATGGGCTAAGTGGTGGGTTCTTCCAGATAGAAGGATCAGAGAAAAAGACTAACTTCCAGCATGCttccctccatcttttttttttttttttaagattttatttatttatttgacagagatcacaggtaggcagagaggcaggcagagaggaaggcagagagaggaggaagcaggctccctgccaagcagagagcccgatgtgggactcgatcccagggccgaaggcagaggctttaacccactgagccacccaggcgccccctccatcTACTTTTTAATCCATGTGATCCATTCTCTCCACAGCACCAGTGCTGTGTTGCTGAGACACTTACCAAACCAAGTTAAGTCTTGCTCCAAACTCTTTGGCTTCCTGCTACATTCAGGATAAatgcagaatcttttttttttttttttaagattttattttatttatttgacagtgagagagagagatcataagtaggcagagaggcaggcagagagagaggaggaagcaggctccctgcggagcagagagcccgatgtggggctcgatcccaggaccctgagatcatgacctgagccgaaggcagcggcttaatccactgagccacccaggcgcccctaaatgcaGAATCTTAACTGTTTCCTATTCTCTCCATCACCAGGCCCTACCTAATTTCAGCATTATTTCATGCCATTCTACCCCCACTCACTTTCAGTTTCTATCACAGAGGACTTCTCCTTAGGTTTTCCCAACACCTTCTTGCAGTTTCAAGGCTTTCCCCATAACCTATCCAATTTGCATGGAAGACTACTCCCACTCACCTCTTTTAACTAATTAATCCCTATTGAAGAGAATGGTTCCACTggaaaactgaaatttttttatGTGACTTAGAAGAATTTTTCAAAAACCCTCCTAAAACTTCAGTGGCCTTTGGCGGGACTAGAAAATACCTAAGACAGGACCTTAAGATAGGTGCAGAGTGACAAGTTTTCAGACTCACTCTACCTCCTTCAGATAGCCTATGCACACTGACTGAAGTGTCTGAGACAAAGTTTCTATCCACAGCCACCTTCCCTGACTTGGCAACATAGGACTCCTGAACTTCTGAATAGTTCAGACGTTTTGGCTTTTGGCTCTTCCTAGTCCTAAAAGTAGGCGCTGAACaagggggtgaggtggggtgggaaCTGAAGACCCAGCCCCAGAAGTGCCAGGAAACCACAGGACTCTTAGTACCTTGATCTCTCACCCTGAGACACCCTGGGACAGCATGTAGCACTGAGAGCTGCCACTAGAAGGCGCTACTCCCTCAAGGTACCTAATTCAAGAAACTAGAAATGGAATTGAGCCACACACCCGTTTCtccagaaacaaaaaagaaaggaagtctgGGCTTGAGGCAGGTGGCATCCAGCGTCCCTCAGTCCAGCATTCCTAAAGGAAACAATTTCCATCTCAGGTCTGACCAGACAAGTAAGACCAGCAAATAGTGTGAATGCTCCAATGGCTTTATTAACTCCTTTCCGCAGGTGGGAGGACCTTGGGGCTAGAGAGCTGGATAGGAAACCAGGAAGTGGGGGTCTCAGTACGGATCATTAAAGGGATACAGAGGGTGCCCTGCATCTCTCGGGACCCTCTTTCCATCCACctggaaagagaaacagagagatggCTCTATTAGCAGGAGCTCACATTCCAAAGACACAGCATCTTTCCCTGAATCTTCCTGATCACCACCTGTATACAGAGCACTATGCCAGATGGTAGTGCAGGACCTGGGCCTCAGAGAATGCCAGTGTCAACAGCATTCCAGCAAACCATAGCCTCGTATATACCTGAGCCTAAGAGCTTAAGGTCTCAGCTGAAAtaaggaatatttattttcttatctgtaacaGGCTTCAACCCAACCTCAATCCCTCTACCAAGGTTAAGGTGGCCTTCTAGGCTCCTCTCATTTATACTATTTACTGAGAACTTGCTATGATACCAGGAACTAGGATTTTATAGACAAAAAACTGAGGCTTGTAAAAGTGAAATAACTTGTTCTAAGTCACAAGATATCGAGGCAGGACTGGGACTCACAGGCTATATATAGTGCTTTACCCCGAACCATACTACTTCTCCAAGCTTAATAAAAAGGAGCCTGCTGTGTCCAGGACAGCAATCCTACCAACAACATCCCGCTGACCACCAAGGTTGAGGCCAGACTGGGGCCAGAATTCCTCCCCAAATCTTACCTTCCCTAACTCTGGCAGCTGATATATACTCACTGTGAGCATGGGCACAATGTATCGCCAATTTTTATTCAGGGAATCTAGCTGCTTCATCTCCTCTGGGCTAAACGTAAAGTCAAACACCTGGGGATGGGAAGAGGGGGTCAGAAAAGCCAGTTTCATGTGCAGAAGTTGAGATTCCAGAACACTGCCTTCTTGCCCGGCAGAATCAGAGCCAGACTGTGCACCATGGGTTAAAGACGACACAACCCACCACCAAGTACCTGAATGTTCTGGAGGATACGTGAAGGGGTGATGCTCTTGGGAATGCAGATCACTTTCCGCTGCACCTGCCACCTAAGGTGGGGATTGAAGCGCATGAGGAAGAGGAGTCAGTCCTCACAAGCACTGTCTCCTCACCACGCAGCCTTCTCAAAAATCCTAGAGTCCCTGAGCTGCAGGGGAATAGGGGACATGCCTCAGGTTAGCTTCCCCCCAATTACATATCAGGATTAGCAGGTTCATTCAGGACAAGGCCTCAACCCTGGCCTCCCAACCCAGGGGCCCTCACCCACCTCCTTTCCCCAACACTGCCCGCACCTGAGCAGGATCTGAGCTGGGGACCGGCCATACTTTTCAGCCAGGGCCAGGACTACTGGCTCCTCAAGTACGACCGGTTCATCAGGATCACGCCAAGCTCGAtcagaggagcccagagggcTATAAGCAGTCACCTCCAGGCCGCGTGCTTGGCAGTGGGCAATCAGCTCCTTCTGAGCCAAGTATGGGTGACATTCCacctaaaacaagaaaaaacccaCCACTACAGGCTGGCCCCGCCCAGCTTGCGGGGTCCCACCCAGTCGTGCGCATCTCTGCCCATCTTGCATTGCTGACTGCCCCACTTTCCCTTGGCCCACTTTTCCCATTCTCCATCTTCCACTGTCCATTTAATTCTCTTCCCACACTTCAATGTCTGTCTTTATTTTCGGCTTTCTAATATTCTTGTGTTTGATATAAACCAATACGTACTACTTGTTCTCCCTGACATAACCTTACCCTTTATATGTACATTATTCACATTTATTTCCATTGTGCTTGAAtcaaaaagactttttttaaaaaatattttatttatttatttgacagacagagatcacaagtaagtagagaggcagtcagagagagagaggaggaagcagactccccgctgagcagagagcccgatgtggggctcgatcccaggaccctgggaccatgacctgagccgaaggcagaggctttaacccactgagccacccaggcgcccctttttttttttgtttttttaagattttatttatttgatagagagagagagagatcacaagtaggcagagaggcaggcagagaggggtggggtagcaggctcccagctgagcagagagccagatgtggggctcagtcccaggaccctgagatcatgacctgagccgaaggcagaggctttacctactgagccactcaggcgccccgaatcAAAAAGACTTTTTAACCCCCCctcttctttatttattagagggacagagagagaacacaagtaggcagagcagcaggcagaggaagaggtgaaagcagactccctgctgagcatggaacctgacgcgggactggatgccaggaccctgagatcatgacctgagccaaaggcagcagcttaactgactgagccacccaggtgccgctagccctttttaaaattccagtacagttaactcagtatctatctatctatctacttatctacctacctcccttccttttcaagattttatttatttatttgagagagagagaagcaggctccctgctccaaaggaacccaatgcggggcttgatcccaggaccttgggatcatgacctgagctgaaggcagacacttaatggactgagccacccaggtgccccaatgcccTACTCTATGTAGAGAAGTTCTACAGCAACAGTTCTGAAAACTTGTTAGCCATCTCCGTGAGGAGACCCATCATCTGCTCACTCACGTTTTTGTTCACACACACCCCCCCGCAAACCAACAGATCTGCTCTGCTATGCTCACCTGCAGGACAGCCGGGCGCACGGAGGCCACACTGAGCACATCATCGATCTGTCGACTGCTGAAGTTGGATAGGCCCAGTGCCCGTACCAGCCCCTTAGCCACCAGTGCCTCCAGAGCCTTCCAGGTCTCCTTGTAGTGGGTAGAATCATAGCGGATAGTCCCATCGGCATTCTTAGGGAAAGGGTTGTCTCCCCGCCTAGGTGAAACACAACCCCCCCACGAGTGGGCACAAATGCAAGGCTTCTGCCTTACTTGCCCATCCCGTCCCTCTGTGTCCTCATACTAAGCCCAGAAAGGGCCAAACGCCAAGAATAAGAAACAAGCGTGGTTTTTCGCCCTTTCAGGTCATGACACAGGCATTAACTCTCTATAGAATGTCTATTCCCTCCCCTCTTTTTTCTGGACCCAGACTGTATCTCCTCTCCTCTGAGAAACCTTTCTgaattccttcttcctcctcctccttgcagGCTCTGGCAACCGTCTTCTAGGACAGCACAGAGCTGACCGTGAGGCTCCTTTCACAGCCTCTGTTGGAGCTGATTCTCCACTGCAACCCTAGGCTTAGCTCAGCAGAAGCTAGCAGTTTCTGGAATGAATAAAGGGAGCAGCAGGGACCACTCACGTGCCCCTGGGATACCCACCATGGGAGGTTACGCTCCTTTTCTGTAGCTGAACTCCCAACACAATAGCACAGAAGGCTGGGTTCCCGTGGCGAGCTGAGGCATGTTCCCCTCCTGCTCTGCTACT is from Meles meles chromosome 1, mMelMel3.1 paternal haplotype, whole genome shotgun sequence and encodes:
- the AKR1A1 gene encoding aldo-keto reductase family 1 member A1, giving the protein MATSCVFLHTGQKMPLIGLGTWKSDPGQVKAAVKYALSVGYRHIDCAAIYGNETEIGEALKENVGPGKAVPREELFVTSKLWNTKHHPEDVEPALRKTLADLQLEYLDLYLMHWPYAFERGDNPFPKNADGTIRYDSTHYKETWKALEALVAKGLVRALGLSNFSSRQIDDVLSVASVRPAVLQVECHPYLAQKELIAHCQARGLEVTAYSPLGSSDRAWRDPDEPVVLEEPVVLALAEKYGRSPAQILLRWQVQRKVICIPKSITPSRILQNIQVFDFTFSPEEMKQLDSLNKNWRYIVPMLTVDGKRVPRDAGHPLYPFNDPY